One Phycisphaera mikurensis NBRC 102666 DNA window includes the following coding sequences:
- a CDS encoding efflux RND transporter periplasmic adaptor subunit: protein MQRPTFHESWYRISALRPRLRAVVQVFRQRFRGKTWHVLRDPANNQFFRLDDAGFRFVGLLDGKRTVGEAWEATAAQLGDRAPTQGEAVQVLGQLYQSNLIAAELPADAEGMFDRFKRRRHKQVGGYLMNIMFAKIPLFDPEHLLERWKPAFMWIFGPVGVALWLALIAAGLLSLGGRAEELLGQAGNILDPSNWILLYAAFGLAKVLHEFGHAFAVKAFGRSEQVEAEVHVLGVMLLVLVPVPYVDATGSWAFRSKWRRAFVGAAGMYVELALAAVAAIVWSQTSPGVVHALAYNVIFIAGVSTILFNANPLIRFDGYYILSDLTETPNLYQRSNDYLKYLVRRFAYRVREPHNPAQSPAERPWLAAYGVCSLVYRVLLFGGILLFVIGKMFFVGALMAAVSIVAWLFVPLGKWVRYLLTSPELARTRGLAQGVSLAAVALVALGVGVVPAPDRQRAAGLVEPDRFEAVFSRSDGFIDAVLPTLSPADQGVLVAAGNRELLARRDRLEARLGLLAAQQRKAEREDVASAQVVRRQHEATAGQLARVRSEIQMLSLSARVGEAGQPAWWVGPDVDRFKGAFVPRGEALGVVASLEDLVIRVAADQHLGPRLRGEEWIGRAVEVKTAGRPDLTYAGRVERVGPAGTEQLPSAALGFAAGGPIATDARRTDGTTAAEAVFEVRVRVLPTASDQPPLRAGQRVMVRFRFADRPLMTQAVLALQQLFQGRVGA, encoded by the coding sequence ATGCAAAGACCCACCTTCCACGAGTCCTGGTACCGGATCTCCGCCCTCCGGCCGCGGCTGCGCGCGGTGGTCCAGGTGTTCCGGCAGCGCTTCCGCGGCAAGACCTGGCACGTGCTGCGGGACCCCGCGAACAACCAGTTCTTCCGGCTCGACGACGCGGGCTTCCGCTTCGTCGGGCTCCTCGACGGGAAGCGAACCGTGGGCGAGGCGTGGGAGGCCACCGCGGCGCAGCTGGGCGACCGGGCCCCGACGCAGGGGGAAGCGGTGCAGGTGCTCGGCCAGCTGTACCAGAGCAACCTGATCGCGGCGGAGCTGCCGGCCGACGCCGAGGGCATGTTCGACCGCTTCAAGCGGCGCCGGCACAAGCAGGTGGGCGGCTACCTGATGAACATCATGTTCGCGAAGATTCCGCTCTTCGACCCCGAGCACCTGCTCGAGCGGTGGAAGCCGGCCTTCATGTGGATCTTCGGCCCCGTGGGCGTCGCGCTCTGGCTCGCGCTGATCGCCGCCGGGTTGCTCTCGCTGGGAGGCCGCGCCGAGGAGCTGCTCGGGCAAGCCGGCAACATCCTGGATCCCTCCAACTGGATCTTGCTCTACGCCGCATTCGGCCTGGCGAAGGTGCTCCACGAGTTCGGCCACGCCTTCGCGGTCAAAGCCTTCGGCCGCTCGGAGCAGGTCGAGGCCGAGGTGCACGTGCTCGGGGTGATGCTGCTGGTGCTCGTGCCGGTGCCGTACGTGGACGCGACGGGTTCCTGGGCGTTCCGCTCGAAGTGGCGGCGGGCGTTCGTGGGCGCGGCCGGCATGTACGTCGAGCTGGCGCTCGCCGCGGTGGCGGCGATCGTCTGGTCGCAGACGTCGCCCGGCGTGGTGCACGCGCTGGCGTACAACGTGATCTTCATCGCCGGCGTCTCGACGATCCTCTTCAACGCGAACCCGCTGATCCGCTTCGACGGGTACTACATCCTCTCGGACCTCACCGAGACGCCCAACCTCTACCAGCGCAGCAACGACTACCTCAAGTACCTCGTGCGCCGCTTCGCCTACCGCGTGCGGGAGCCGCACAACCCGGCCCAGAGCCCGGCCGAGCGGCCGTGGCTCGCGGCCTACGGCGTGTGCTCGCTGGTCTACCGGGTGCTGCTCTTCGGCGGGATCCTGCTGTTCGTGATCGGCAAGATGTTCTTCGTGGGGGCGTTGATGGCGGCGGTCTCCATCGTCGCCTGGCTGTTCGTGCCGCTGGGCAAGTGGGTGCGTTACCTGCTGACCTCGCCGGAGCTGGCGCGGACGCGTGGGCTGGCGCAGGGGGTCTCGCTGGCGGCGGTGGCGCTCGTGGCCCTGGGGGTGGGCGTGGTGCCGGCCCCCGACCGGCAGCGGGCGGCAGGCCTGGTGGAGCCGGACCGCTTCGAGGCGGTTTTCTCCCGCAGCGACGGCTTCATCGACGCGGTGCTGCCGACGCTGTCGCCCGCGGACCAGGGCGTGCTGGTGGCGGCGGGCAACCGCGAGCTGCTCGCCCGGCGCGACCGGCTGGAGGCGCGGCTGGGCCTGCTCGCGGCGCAGCAACGCAAGGCCGAGCGGGAGGACGTCGCGTCGGCGCAGGTGGTGCGGCGGCAGCACGAGGCGACGGCGGGGCAGCTCGCCCGCGTGCGGTCGGAGATCCAGATGCTCTCGCTGTCTGCCCGCGTAGGCGAGGCCGGGCAGCCGGCGTGGTGGGTGGGTCCGGACGTCGACCGCTTCAAGGGGGCGTTCGTCCCCCGGGGGGAGGCGCTGGGGGTGGTCGCTTCTCTGGAGGACCTGGTGATCCGCGTGGCCGCCGACCAGCACCTCGGCCCGCGGCTGCGGGGCGAGGAGTGGATCGGCCGGGCGGTGGAGGTGAAGACCGCCGGCCGGCCGGACCTCACCTACGCGGGCCGGGTGGAGCGCGTGGGGCCGGCCGGCACCGAGCAGCTTCCCTCGGCGGCGCTGGGCTTCGCCGCCGGCGGACCCATCGCCACCGACGCCCGCCGCACCGACGGGACCACGGCGGCGGAGGCCGTCTTCGAGGTGCGGGTGCGGGTGCTGCCGACGGCGTCCGACCAGCCGCCGCTGCGGGCGGGCCAGCGGGTGATGGTGCGCTTCCGCTTTGCCGACCGCCCGCTGATGACCCAGGCGGTGCTGGCGCTGCAGCAGCTGTTCCAGGGCCGGGTGGGCGCGTGA